A genomic window from Candidatus Denitrolinea symbiosum includes:
- a CDS encoding prenyltransferase has protein sequence MKSKLTLNDILGPMRLPFLLLPPVCVALGAGIALWRVGHINWLYALLALIGGVAAHISVNAFNEYFDFKSGLDALTSRTPFSGGSGTLPARPQAAKTAFATAVSALLITLLIGLFFTGVYGTGLLPLGVLGAVIIVVYTVWLTRNWFLCLIAPGLGFGVLMVMGTDFVLTGSYSLQAALASLIPTFLVSDLLLLNQFPDADADRQVGRAHLPIQFGRRVGSLVYIAFLALAYLTLIVCVLLGYLPFWSLLGMATLLVAVPAGRGAYQHSEDIAKLIPHLGQNVIVNLLTPLLVAVGLFLAS, from the coding sequence ATGAAATCCAAACTCACCCTTAACGACATCCTCGGCCCCATGCGCCTGCCCTTCCTGCTCCTGCCGCCTGTCTGCGTGGCGCTCGGAGCAGGCATCGCGCTCTGGCGCGTGGGACACATCAACTGGTTGTACGCGCTCCTCGCCCTGATCGGCGGGGTCGCCGCGCACATCAGCGTCAACGCGTTCAACGAATACTTCGATTTCAAAAGCGGGCTGGACGCGCTGACCAGCCGGACTCCCTTCAGCGGCGGGAGCGGGACTCTCCCCGCGCGTCCACAAGCCGCCAAAACCGCGTTCGCCACCGCCGTCAGCGCGCTCCTCATAACGCTATTGATCGGGTTATTTTTCACCGGCGTTTACGGGACGGGACTTCTCCCTCTCGGCGTTCTGGGAGCGGTCATCATCGTCGTGTACACCGTCTGGCTCACGCGCAACTGGTTCCTCTGCCTGATCGCGCCGGGCCTCGGCTTCGGCGTCCTCATGGTTATGGGGACGGACTTCGTCCTGACGGGCAGTTACTCCCTGCAAGCCGCGCTCGCTTCGCTCATCCCAACCTTCCTCGTCAGCGACCTGCTCCTGCTCAACCAATTCCCCGACGCGGACGCGGATCGCCAGGTCGGACGCGCGCACCTCCCCATCCAATTTGGAAGACGCGTCGGCAGCCTGGTCTACATCGCCTTCCTCGCGCTCGCCTATCTGACGTTGATCGTCTGCGTCCTCCTCGGCTATCTGCCCTTCTGGTCCCTGCTCGGAATGGCGACCCTCCTCGTCGCCGTCCCCGCGGGGCGCGGCGCGTATCAACACTCCGAAGACATCGCCAAACTGATTCCGCACCTCGGGCAAAACGTGATCGTCAACCTGCTGACGCCCCTCCTCGTTGCAGTCGGACTCTTCCTCGCGTCATAA
- a CDS encoding acyl-CoA thioesterase, translating into MKTKQPNSLQCFVCGLENPIGLHMHFYETAPGEVTAEYTAPENYQGYPGILHGGITAAILDEATGRSFMGTDAAASQFMYTAELKVKYKKKVPVGQPLKIVGRRVKRMRWTAEATAAIYDADGELLAEAAAILVNLPEQPPAEDLERLGWKVYPD; encoded by the coding sequence ATGAAAACCAAACAACCCAATTCCCTGCAATGCTTCGTGTGCGGACTTGAAAATCCCATCGGGCTGCACATGCACTTTTACGAGACCGCGCCCGGCGAAGTGACCGCCGAATATACCGCGCCCGAAAATTACCAGGGCTATCCGGGCATTTTGCACGGGGGCATCACCGCCGCCATCCTCGACGAAGCGACCGGCCGTTCGTTCATGGGAACCGACGCGGCTGCCTCGCAATTCATGTACACCGCCGAGTTGAAGGTGAAATACAAGAAGAAAGTTCCAGTGGGACAGCCGCTCAAGATCGTCGGTCGGCGCGTCAAGCGGATGCGCTGGACCGCCGAGGCGACAGCCGCCATCTACGACGCGGACGGGGAACTGCTGGCCGAGGCCGCCGCCATCCTCGTCAACTTGCCCGAACAGCCTCCCGCCGAAGACCTCGAACGGCTGGGCTGGAAGGTCTATCCCGACTGA
- a CDS encoding DNA-directed RNA polymerase sigma24 family, translating into MVSTILQAESPPMDELELARAAQVDAQAFAELYRRHVTRVYRYHMAHTGNVKDAEDLTSQTFLAALEGIHSYRGEGVFAAWLMGIASRRRALFFRGRHHEVPLEAALNLPAAGAPTDKSALTRIQIEATARALRQISHERAEAVVLIHFGGLTYAEAAQTLGKSEAAVKMLVSRGLQDLRERTSLALEVEQ; encoded by the coding sequence ATGGTTTCCACAATACTGCAAGCAGAAAGCCCGCCCATGGACGAACTCGAACTGGCCCGCGCCGCGCAAGTCGACGCGCAGGCCTTCGCCGAACTTTACCGCCGTCACGTGACGCGCGTCTATCGCTATCACATGGCGCACACGGGGAACGTCAAAGACGCGGAAGACCTGACCTCGCAAACCTTCCTCGCCGCGCTGGAGGGGATCCATTCCTACCGCGGGGAGGGCGTCTTCGCGGCCTGGTTGATGGGGATCGCCTCGAGACGCCGCGCCCTCTTCTTTCGCGGGCGCCATCACGAGGTTCCGCTCGAAGCCGCGCTGAACCTGCCCGCGGCCGGCGCGCCCACCGACAAGTCCGCGCTGACGCGCATCCAGATCGAAGCGACGGCGCGGGCGCTGCGTCAGATCAGTCACGAACGCGCCGAGGCTGTCGTGCTGATCCACTTCGGCGGTTTGACGTATGCCGAAGCCGCGCAAACGCTCGGCAAAAGCGAAGCCGCCGTCAAAATGCTTGTCTCGCGCGGCTTGCAAGACCTGCGCGAGCGAACCTCCCTCGCGCTGGAGGTGGAACAATGA
- a CDS encoding ubiquinone/menaquinone biosynthesis C-methylase UbiE: MTQLAGQERADYVRNMFARIAHRYDLMNRLMTGFQDVRWRRFVVRLAGLKPHASLLDIGAGTGDLARAALRQQPAARVVAADFTLAMMRVGQRAGRLPFSAADALRLPFADASFDAAVSGFLMRNVTDVHKALAEQYRVLKRGGRIVVLDATRPKKNILSPFIWVHMHVVIPALGGLLSGMRDAYRYLPDTAENFVTAERLAALMAAVGFKKIFFKRMMFGTIAVHWAEK; encoded by the coding sequence ATGACCCAACTCGCCGGACAGGAACGCGCCGACTACGTCCGAAATATGTTCGCCCGCATCGCCCATCGCTACGACCTGATGAATCGATTAATGACGGGATTCCAGGACGTGCGCTGGCGGCGATTCGTCGTTCGCCTCGCTGGACTCAAACCTCACGCCTCGCTCCTGGACATCGGAGCGGGGACCGGCGACCTGGCGCGCGCGGCCCTTCGTCAACAGCCCGCAGCCCGCGTCGTCGCGGCAGACTTCACCCTCGCGATGATGCGCGTCGGACAGCGCGCCGGCCGTCTCCCCTTCTCCGCCGCGGACGCGCTCCGCCTCCCCTTCGCGGACGCGTCCTTCGACGCGGCCGTTTCGGGGTTCCTGATGCGGAACGTGACCGACGTCCACAAGGCGCTGGCGGAGCAGTACCGCGTCCTCAAGCGCGGCGGACGGATCGTCGTCCTCGACGCCACGCGCCCGAAGAAAAACATCCTCTCGCCGTTCATCTGGGTTCACATGCACGTCGTCATTCCCGCGCTCGGCGGCTTGCTCTCGGGAATGCGCGACGCCTACCGGTACCTGCCCGATACCGCCGAGAATTTCGTCACCGCCGAACGACTCGCCGCGTTGATGGCCGCCGTCGGCTTCAAAAAAATCTTTTTCAAACGCATGATGTTCGGGACGATTGCCGTCCACTGGGCCGAGAAGTAA